CGCCGAGTGTTGTGATTGTGGAGGAGGATTCAGGGTCGGAAGGCTGGAAGATCGCTACCCGGATCCGCCAGGAGTCCGATGTGCCTATCATCATGTTGGGCACGATCAACAGTGAATTGGCCTTGATCAGAGCGGCTGCACAGGGCATCGATTGCTATATGGCCAGACCTTTCGACCCCCGAGAACTCATGGCCAGGCTGAAGGCCTTAATTCGTCGTCATGAGAGCAGCCGGCAGAAATCCGATGCCTACTGCAATGCTCTTTGAGCACATCGGGTGAGACCCAAAAAGCAGATCGATTCAGCTTATCATAACGCAGTAGTGACGTAAGTGAGGATTGAAAACGAAAACCACCGAGGTGGGCTTACCCATCGTCTCTGGTGCAGTTCGTCAAGTTGCTGATGCTGGAAACAGGTTGTTATTGGCTCAGTGGGCAGCCTCAGGCTTATTGTATGGCTTCTCTGATTTCCTGTCTTCTCCAAAATACCAACGTGCCCGATATCATCAATCCCGCCGCCGGCAGAGCCCAAGTAGACAGTTGCAGAAAGCTCTAAGGGCTATGCAGTAATTCCTCTTGCCGTTTCCATATTTCAGGTCGGACAGAAATCGACTGATTCCTTCAGCGGATAGCCAGCTAGATTTTTCAGCGTCGTGTGGTAGAATGATAGCGTATTGGGAGAGGTTCCACCGGGGCGAGACTTGATGAACTTCTCTACCCACTCAGATGTTTGTGAACAAACTTGTGAACTGTTCACAGAATTCGGTCGTTTTCGGGCCTTGTTTTACCTGGGGAAGTGTCGGAACTGGCAGACGAGCATGACTTAGGATCGATGATTTAGCTTCATTTTGGTTAACCTTTAGGTTAACTCCCAACCTGCCCAATGCCTCAGCCACCTTCTTACTAGGCTGCTTTTTCCCACTAAGCACCATTGAGACATAAGCTTTGCTAACCCCCAGCGATTCAGCTAGTTCCGTTTGGTTCATTGTTCCCTCCTTTCTTTTGCTTTGGTTTCCGGCCTCCACCTGCTTTTCTCTTCCGCTTATAGTCTAGTTCTAAAACCATCCAATCACGTCCAAACTTCTGGCCCTTAAGTTTGCCTTCTATCAGCAAGCGTCTTATGTGGCTTTCATCAA
The Dehalococcoidia bacterium DNA segment above includes these coding regions:
- a CDS encoding response regulator → MESTVMIIGGDECAISGLAALFNESDIKFAWANWTSCFERLREISPSVVIVEEDSGSEGWKIATRIRQESDVPIIMLGTINSELALIRAAAQGIDCYMARPFDPRELMARLKALIRRHESSRQKSDAYCNAL
- a CDS encoding helix-turn-helix transcriptional regulator; the protein is MNQTELAESLGVSKAYVSMVLSGKKQPSKKVAEALGRLGVNLKVNQNEAKSSILSHARLPVPTLPQVKQGPKTTEFCEQFTSLFTNI
- a CDS encoding helix-turn-helix domain-containing protein, coding for MYTTKEAAAKMGVDESHIRRLLIEGKLKGQKFGRDWMVLELDYKRKRKAGGGRKPKQKKGGNNEPNGTS